A window of the Cicer arietinum cultivar CDC Frontier isolate Library 1 chromosome 6, Cicar.CDCFrontier_v2.0, whole genome shotgun sequence genome harbors these coding sequences:
- the LOC101504934 gene encoding alpha-dioxygenase 2 — MAPSLFSEPFIHPHLQPLLAKMTFFDTILFYVIHFVDKIVLWYRLPVLLGAAYLGIRRHLHNRYNLLHVGGVSGNNYDTNNYSYRTPAGTCNHPSDHLIGSQGTCFGRNMPPTKLNYGLLDPHPALVASKLLARKSFVDTGKQFNMIACSWIQFMIHDWIDHLEDTEQVEISVPDSYSSGCPLNSFKFFKTKKFQTGSSDIKFGFQNIRTPWWDGSVIYGNNEKGMRRVRTFKDGKLKISEDGLLEHDEKGIPVSGDVRNTWAGFTLLQALFIKEHNAVCDMLKEHYPDFDDEQLYRYARLVTSAVIAKIHTIDWTVELLKTDTLLASMRINWYGLLGKKFKDLFGNICGPELSGLVGLKEPRDHGVPYSLTEEFVSVYRMHTLLPEEIVLRNIEPTTGEDKCPPILEKVPMEEMIGKKGEKRLSKIGMEQMLVSMGHQSCGAVTLWNFPTWLRNLIVHDIDGEERPDPVDMATMEVYRDRERGVARYNEFRRNLLMIPISKWEDLTDDEEVIEALKEVYEDDVEKMDLIVGLHAEKKIKGFAISETAFFIFVIMASRRLEADRFFTTNFNSKTYTNEGLEWVNKTETLKDVIDRHFPEMTENWMTSSSAFSVWDSLPDPKKFVPLYLR, encoded by the exons ATGGCACCTTCTCTTTTCTCAGAACCCTTCATCCACCCTCATCTCCAACCTCTTCTGGCCAAAATGACCTTCTTTGACACCATACTCTTCTAT GTCATACATTTTGTGGACAAGATTGTGTTGTGGTATAGGCTTCCAGTGTTGTTGGGTGCTGCATACTTAGGAATAAGGAGACACTTACATAATCGTTACAATCTGTTACATGTTGGAGGTGTTAGTGGTAACAATTATGATACAAATAACTATTCATATCGGACTCCGGCTGGGACGTGCAACCATCCTTCCGATCACTTGATCGGAAGTCAGGGAACTTGCTTTGGTCGGAATATGCCTCCGACCAAATTAAATTACGGA CTGCTAGATCCTCACCCTGCTTTGGTGGCTTCAAAGCTTCTAGCAAGAAAGAGTTTCGTAGACACAGGGAAACAATTCAACATGATAGCTTGTTCATGGATACAGTTCATGATTCATGATTGGATTGATCATTTGGAGGACACTGAACAG GTGGAAATCAGTGTTCCTGATAGTTATTCTAGTGGCTGTCCTTTGAACTCTTTCAAGTTTTTCAAGACCAAGAAATTCCAAACGGGCTCTTCAGACATAAAGTTTGGCTTTCAAAACATTAGGACTCCTTGGTG GGATGGAAGTGTGATATATGGAAACAATGAGAAGGGAATGAGAAGAGTGAGGACATTCAAAGATGGAAAGCTGAAGATCTCAGAAGATGGACTTCTTGAGCATGACGAGAAAGGTATTCCTGTGTCGGGGGATGTTCGAAATACCTGGGCTGGTTTTACCCTTCTGCAGGCATTGTTTATCAAAGAGCACAATGCAGTATGTGACATGCTAAAA GAGCACTATCCTGATTTTGATGATGAGCAACTCTATAGGTATGCAAGATTGGTGACATCTGCCGTCATTGCAAAAATCCATACAATTGATTGGACTGTAGAACTCTTAAAAACGGATACGCTTCTCGCATCAATGAGGATCAACTG GTATGGACTTTTGGGGAAGAAATTCAAAGATTTATTCGGAAACATTTGCGGACCCGAACTTAGTGGATTAGTTGGTCTTAAGGAGCCAAGAGATCATGGAGTTCCTTATTCACTTACTGAAGAGTTTGTCAGTGTTTACAGAATGCATACACTCCTACCTGAGGAGATTGTCCTTCGAAACATCGAGCCTACAACCGGAGAAGACAAATGCCCTCCAATACTTGAAAA GGTGCCAATGGAGGAAATGATAGGAAAAAAAGGGGAAAAAAGGCTTTCAAAAATAGGAATGGAGCAAATGTTAGTATCCATGGGTCATCAATCATGTGGTGCAGTTACTCTATGGAACTTTCCAACATGGCTAAGGAACCTCATTGTACATGATATTGATGGAGAAGAAAGACCCGATCCAGTTGACATGGCTACAATGGAAG TGTATAGAGATAGAGAAAGGGGAGTCGCGAGGTATAACGAATTCAGAAGAAACTTACTAATGATCCCAATTAGCAAGTGGGAAGATTTAACAGACGATGAGGAGGTCATTGAAGCTCTCAAAGAGGTATATGAAGATGATGTTGAGAAGATGGACTTGATAGTAGGTCTCCATGcagaaaagaagataaaaggGTTTGCTATAAGTGAGACTGCTTTCTTTATCTTTGTGATCATGGCTTCGAG GAGGCTAGAAGCTGACCGTTTCTTCACAACAAATTTCAACTCCAAAACATACACAAATGAAGGGCTTGAATGGGTCAACAAAACAGAGACTTTGAAGGATGTGATTGACAGACATTTCCCTGAAATGACTGAAAATTGGATGACAAGCTCAAGTGCATTCTCTGTGTGGGATTCATTGCCAGATCCTAAGAAATTCGTACCTCTATATCTGAGATAA
- the LOC101505459 gene encoding small ribosomal subunit protein RACK1, which translates to MAEGLVLRGTMRAHTDVVTAIATPIDNSDMIVTASRDKSIILWHLTKEEKVYGVPRRRLTGHSHFVQDVVLSSDGQFALSGSWDGELRLWDLNAGTSARRFVGHTKDVLSVAFSIDNRQIVSASRDRTIKLWNTLGECKYTIQDGDAHSDWVSCVRFSPSTLQPTIVSASWDRTVKVWNLTNCKLRNTLAGHSGYVNTVAVSPDGSLCASGGKDGVILLWDLAEGNYAGSIIHALCFSPNRYWLCAATETSIKIWDLESKSIVEDLKVDLKAEAESGSETTKKKVIYCTSLNWSADGSTLFSGYTDGVVRVWGIGRY; encoded by the exons ATGGCTGAGGGGCTCGTTCTTCGCGGCACCATGCGTGCTCACACCGACGTTGTCACTGCAATCGCCACTCCGATTGATAACTCTGACATGATTGTCACCGCTTCACGTGACAAATCAATCATCCTCTGGCACCTAACCAAGGAGGAGAAGGTCTACGGTGTTCCCCGCCGTCGCCTCACTGGTCACTCTCACTTCGTTCAAGACGTTGTCCTCTCATCCGACGGTCAGTTTGCTCTCTCTGGTTCATGGGACGGTGAACTCCGTCTTTGGGATCTCAACGCCGGAACCTCCGCTCGCCGATTCGTCGGTCACACCAAAGACGTGCTTTCCGTCGCTTTCTCAATTGACAACCGTCAGATCGTGTCGGCTTCTCGTGACCGTACGATTAAGCTATGGAACACACTCGGTGAGTGCAAGTACACTATTCAAGACGGCGATGCTCATTCCGATTGGGTTAGCTGTGTTCGATTCAGCCCTAGCACTCTTCAACCAACAATTGTTTCTGCTTCATGGGATCGTACTGTGAAGGTTTGGAATCTGACTAATTGCAAGCTGAGAAACACACTCGCTGGCCATTCTGGCTATGTCAACACTGTTGCTGTTTCACCTGATGGTTCTCTCTGTGCCAGTGGTGGCAAAGATGGTGTTATTCTTTTGTGGGATTTGGCTGAGGGAAACTATGCTGGTTCTATTATTCATGCTTTATGTTTCAGTCCCAACAGGTACTGGCTTTGTGCTGCAACTGAGACCAGCATTAAGATCTGGGATTTGGAAAGCAAGAGCATTGTTGAGGACTTGAAGGTCGACCTTAAGGCTGAGGCCGAGTCTGGTAGTGAAACTACCAAGAAGAAG GTGATCTACTGTACAAGCTTGAACTGGAGTGCAGATGGAAGCACCTTATTTAGTGGCTATACAGATGGTGTTGTCAGAGTTTGGGGTATTGGGCGTTATTAG
- the LOC101504388 gene encoding actin-interacting protein 1-2: MSHVDLAETYACTPFTERGRGILISGDSKSNSILYTNGRSVVIMNLQNPLQVSVYGDHAYPTTVARFSPNGEWVASADVSGTVRIWGTRNDFVLKKEFRVLSGRIDDLQWSPDGIRIVACGESKGNSFVRAFMWDSGTNVGEFDGHSRRVLSCAYKPTRPFRIVTCGEDFMVNFYEGPPFRFKQSHRDHSNFVNCVRYSPDGSKFVSVSSDKKGIIFDGKTGEKIGELSSEGGHTGSIYAVSWSPDGKQVLTVSADKSAKVWDISEDNIGKVKKTLTCPGSGGVEDMLVGGLWLNDYLVTVSLGGTISIFLASDLDKAPTSFSGHMKNVSSLTILRSNPKVLLSCSYDGLIVKWIQGVGYSGKLQRKENSQIKSLAAAEEEIVTSGFDNKIQRVSLHGDQCGDAEAIDIGTQPKDFSVALSSPELVLVSTDSGVVMLRGAKVVSTINLGFTVSASVVSHDGSEAIIGGQDGKLHIYSISGDTLVEEAVLEKHRGAISVIRYSPDFSMFASGDVNREAVVWDRASREVKLKNMLYHTARINCLAWSPDSSRIATGSLDTCVIIYEIDQPVSSRNTVKGAHLGGVYGLAFTDEYSLVSSGEDAFIRVWKITSP, encoded by the exons ATGAGCCACGTGGACTTAGCGGAGACTTACGCCTGCACTCCCTTCACCGAGCGTGGCCGAGGTATTCTCATCTCCGGCGACTCCAAGTCCAACTCCATCCTCTACACCAATGGCAGATCCGTTGTCATCATGAATCTCCAAAACCCTCTTCAAGTCTCCGTCTACGGTGACCACGCTTATCCTACCACCGTCGCCCGATTTTCCCCCAACGGAGAATGGGTTGCCTCTGCTGACGTGTCCGGCACGGTTAGGATCTGGGGCACACGCAACGACTTCGTTTTGAAGAAGGAGTTTCGTGTCTTATCAGGTCGGATCGATGATCTTCAGTGGTCCCCTGACGGCATCAGAATCGTCGCTTGCGGCGAATCCAAAGGAAACTCCTTTGTTCGCGCTTTCAT GTGGGATTCTGGGACTAATGTTGGTGAATTCGATGGCCACTCAAGGAGAGTTTTGAGCTGTGCATATAAACCTACAAGGCCTTTTCGTATTGTCACCTGTGGAGAGGATTTTATGGTGAACTTTTATGAAGGACCTCCATTTAGATTTAAGCAATCTCACAG gGATCATTCAAATTTTGTCAATTGTGTTAGATATTCTCCAGATGGCAGTAAATTTGTAAGTGTAAGTTCTGACAAAAAGGGTATTATATTCGATGGGAAGACTGGAGAGAAGATCGGTGAGTTGTCTTCTGAAGGTGGCCATACTGGCAGTATTTATGCTGTTAGCTGGAGTCCCGATGGAAAACAA GTGCTGACTGTATCTGCTGACAAGTCTGCAAAAGTATGGGACATATCTGAGGATAACATTGGGAAGGTGAAGAAAACATTGACTTGTCCTGGCTCTGGTGGAGTTGAAGACATGCTGGTAGGGGGCCTATGGTTGAACGATTATCTTGTCACTGTTTCTCTTGGTGGGACGATATCTATTTTCTTAGCAAGTGATCTTGATAAAGCCCCGACATCATTTTCAGGACACATGAAAAATGTTTCCTCCTTAACCATTCTTAGAAGTAACCCAAAAGTGCTCCTGTCTTGTAGTTATGATGGCCTAATAGTTAAGTGGATTCAAGGGGTTGGATATAGTGGTAAATTACAAAGGAAGGAGAattctcaaatcaaatcctTGGCAGCTGCAGAAGAAGAGATAGTTACATCTGGGTTTGATAATAAG ATACAGCGAGTTTCTTTACATGGGGATCAGTGTGGAGATGCTGAAGCCATTGATATAGGAACTCAACCAAAGGATTTCAGCGTTGCACTTTCGTCTCCCGAACTTGTTCTGGTTTCAACTGATTCTGGAGTTGTCATGCTGCGTGGTGCAAAAGTTGTGTCAACCATTAATCTTGGATTTACTGTTTCAGCATCCGTTGTCTCTCATGATGGAAGTGAAGCCATTATTGGTGGGCAAGATGGTAAACTGCACATATATTCTATTTCTGGTGATACACTTGTTGAAGAGGCTGTCCTTGAGAAACATAGGGGGGCTATTAGTGTCATACGGTATTCTCCAGATTTTTCAATGTTTGCGTCAGGGGATGTCAATCGAGAAGCTGTTGTTTGGGATCGTGCCTCCCGAGAG GTGAAGCTCAAGAACATGTTGTACCATACTGCACGGATAAATTGTCTTGCTTGGTCCCCTGATAGCAGTAGGATTGCTACAGGATCACTTGACACATGTGTTATTATATATGAAATTGATCAACCTGTGTCTAGTAGAAATACCGTAAAGGGCGCTCACTTAGGCGGGGTTTATGGTTTAGCATTCACTGATGAATATAGTTTGGTTAGCTCAGGTGAGGATGCTTTTATCCGTGTCTGGAAGATAACCTCTCCCTGA